In the Arachis ipaensis cultivar K30076 chromosome B10, Araip1.1, whole genome shotgun sequence genome, one interval contains:
- the LOC107621334 gene encoding uncharacterized protein At5g39865-like: MTAMKVLQLNHKGMDLEKEEEGGGKHWIILYTTSMRGIRKTFQDCNRIRFLLRSLRVKFDERDVSLHMDYRDELWNLFGGKVTIPPKLFIKGTCIGGADEVLALHELGCLRNLLEGAPTITTDHDHCPCLGCNNFRFSICSLCSGSRKLSTIHAHQDHDFFFVRCPECNENGLVKCTICTS, translated from the coding sequence ATGACAGCAATGAAGGTCCTTCAACTCAATCACAAAGGCATGGAtctggagaaagaagaagaaggaggaggaaagCATTGGATCATTCTGTACACGACGAGCATGAGAGGGATAAGGAAAACATTTCAAGACTGCAACAGAATCAGGTTCCTTCTGAGAAGCCTCCGAGTGAAGTTTGATGAGAGGGATGTGTCCCTTCACATGGACTACAGGGATGAGTTGTGGAATCTATTTGGCGGCAAAGTCACCATCCCTCCCAAGCTCTTCATCAAGGGAACCTGCATTGGCGGCGCTGACGAGGTTCTTGCCTTGCATGAGCTCGGCTGCCTTAGGAACCTTCTAGAAGGTGCTCCCACTATCACTACCGATCATGATCACTGCCCTTGTCTTGGTTGCAACAATTTCAGGTTCTCTATTTGCTCTTTGTGCAGTGGAAGCCGCAAACTCAGCACTATTCACGCTCATCAGGATCATGACTTCTTCTTTGTTAGGTGTCCAGAGTGCAACGAAAATGGTCTTGTCAAATGCACCATTTGCACCTCCTAA